A DNA window from Fibrobacter sp. contains the following coding sequences:
- a CDS encoding response regulator, with amino-acid sequence MTHSPLNAQRRRLRWKISLVYTIPVLVAALILVFVFSSAVKDILVTSSYKSTEATLQDKVVNDLDGLLEKYKVSFLNAAKKMQANVAKDMQSRPLLYRQYQSKDGIVDVYYGNKDGEFLSGRGIKLNTEKSEIRTKAWYLESSRKRGIAVTGPEVRSDINKQVMTISYPIWDKNKKFRGSIAEDIDLYKIRVAMGNLARDEGGITVLMGTENDNMFTYFPYETSRGKILQDTVSNLLQLISGKYSADTLKAGTVLRFEQANQQHQQMVFMVAPLKNSPFYVVHVMQQNKIIAGIENNLSKVLLIVAIVVLIMMGLAALIAHILFIKFIQKDLNESVSSSTMFDTLLGSDNFRLILTNDSFDILHASAYIVDFLNDGEDIKGDILFKYFPSDHFKKFAHRVAMGGEMLASERKILVPVRNTDGEIAWWSIVFQVLVEDDGAMRYLFMINDETSGIQKDTILDTIMTSADHSIVMIFDRARKIKYVSRQLAELLGVEWRKMIGLSLKDLKDVGIPEEVIHSLKTTFDKKELWKDSFALKSSSNQNEIWFRGEACTLKVQESVVGYMVTMIDISEVVEARQIAEQATLAKSEFLANMSHEIRTPMNAIIGMAHLISETQLDERQHSFVDRISSAAKSLLGIINNILDFSKIEAKKQELEITQLVLQDVIGEVAALAEVRIAGRPIELIVDVDPEIPEVLMGDPLRLSQIFTNLINNATKFTEKGDITLIVKLLQKKGNNVKLSFCVKDTGIGMTPEQVAKLFNAFTQADGSTTRKYGGTGLGLVISKSLVELMGGQLQVESVAGVGSQFFFTITLPVAPNAEEPRWTTVQTFRNKNVLLVDDCDNLRDVLRHYLEKLQCVVEEAHSVDEALDLVQAHEEAGEDPYDLFLVDYAMPITNGLEFARGLNPTMLNIPKVLMHPLDFDEAHTTMATELGFNSFIPKPLQISSLLSGMQEAVGEDLTYQKASKKEKRKIFFKEAKILLVEDNQMNQELAVSLLNSVGLTAMIANNGKEALDLLKENAFNLVLMDIQMPIMDGLTATKAIRSRPEKYFKEVPILAMSARAFQKDTEECLQAGMNAHIVKPIDPTLLYEEMAKFLPIDSNADTDNIVDIMKKEEEDVSSEDEAFISMFQKIDNFDAKLGLYHANRNRSVYLKILQGFVRDFNNRHGSILKHIGKDQYEDAARIAHTVKGLSGTMGATAMQAIALKLETRLLQKEFDQNEYNEFDITLINLVEGLEKALANIASEQNSITEKKKDPEAQNKLRDAIGKLKDAVESCSSTHCKRALDDIENIAFEKDQERMLQKLKEQIDDYDFTEAEETLEALEKTLG; translated from the coding sequence ATGACCCATAGTCCTTTAAACGCGCAACGTAGACGACTTCGTTGGAAGATTTCTCTCGTTTATACCATACCTGTACTCGTTGCCGCCTTGATTCTTGTTTTTGTCTTTTCTTCCGCAGTAAAGGACATCCTTGTCACATCATCCTACAAGTCTACCGAAGCAACCTTGCAAGACAAGGTTGTTAATGATTTGGATGGACTTCTGGAAAAGTACAAAGTTTCTTTTTTGAATGCTGCAAAGAAGATGCAGGCCAACGTGGCCAAGGATATGCAGTCCAGACCTCTTCTTTACAGGCAGTATCAATCGAAAGACGGCATTGTGGATGTCTATTACGGCAATAAGGACGGTGAATTCCTTTCGGGTCGTGGCATCAAGCTGAATACAGAAAAATCTGAAATCAGAACCAAGGCCTGGTACCTTGAATCCTCTAGAAAGCGTGGTATTGCAGTCACTGGTCCGGAAGTTCGTTCCGATATTAATAAACAGGTCATGACCATTTCTTATCCGATTTGGGACAAGAACAAGAAGTTTAGAGGCTCCATCGCCGAAGATATCGACCTGTACAAGATTCGAGTTGCCATGGGAAACCTTGCCCGAGATGAAGGCGGCATCACCGTCTTGATGGGTACGGAAAATGACAACATGTTCACCTATTTCCCGTACGAAACAAGCCGAGGAAAAATTCTTCAAGATACCGTATCCAACTTGCTGCAACTTATTTCCGGCAAGTACAGTGCCGACACTCTGAAGGCGGGTACAGTCCTCCGTTTTGAACAAGCTAACCAACAGCATCAGCAGATGGTCTTCATGGTGGCACCCCTCAAGAACTCTCCGTTCTATGTGGTGCATGTCATGCAGCAGAACAAGATCATTGCCGGTATCGAAAACAACCTTTCCAAGGTTCTCTTGATTGTGGCCATCGTTGTTCTTATAATGATGGGCCTTGCAGCCTTGATTGCCCATATTTTGTTCATCAAGTTTATTCAAAAAGACTTGAATGAAAGTGTCAGCTCCAGTACCATGTTTGACACGTTGCTAGGTAGCGACAACTTCAGATTGATTCTTACAAACGATTCCTTTGACATTCTTCATGCCAGCGCCTATATCGTAGACTTCCTAAACGATGGGGAAGACATCAAAGGCGATATCCTCTTCAAGTATTTCCCCTCGGATCATTTCAAGAAGTTTGCTCACCGCGTAGCCATGGGCGGCGAAATGCTGGCCAGCGAACGTAAGATTCTTGTTCCTGTTCGTAATACTGACGGAGAAATTGCATGGTGGAGCATTGTGTTCCAGGTGCTTGTGGAAGATGACGGTGCCATGCGCTACCTCTTCATGATCAACGATGAAACCAGCGGCATCCAGAAGGATACCATCTTGGATACCATCATGACTTCTGCAGACCACTCCATCGTCATGATTTTTGATCGCGCCCGTAAGATCAAGTACGTATCCAGACAGCTGGCTGAATTGCTTGGCGTGGAATGGAGAAAGATGATCGGCCTTTCCCTGAAGGACTTGAAGGATGTGGGCATTCCTGAAGAAGTGATTCATTCCTTGAAGACCACCTTCGACAAGAAGGAACTTTGGAAAGATTCCTTTGCCTTGAAATCCAGCAGCAACCAGAATGAAATTTGGTTCCGTGGCGAAGCTTGTACCTTGAAGGTGCAGGAATCCGTGGTGGGTTACATGGTGACCATGATTGACATTTCCGAAGTGGTGGAGGCTCGACAAATCGCCGAACAGGCTACCTTGGCAAAGAGCGAATTCTTGGCCAACATGAGTCACGAAATCAGAACTCCGATGAACGCCATTATCGGTATGGCCCACTTGATTTCCGAAACCCAGCTTGACGAACGTCAACACAGTTTCGTGGACCGCATCAGTAGCGCAGCAAAGTCCTTGCTTGGCATTATCAACAACATCCTGGACTTCTCCAAGATCGAAGCCAAGAAACAGGAACTTGAAATCACCCAGCTTGTACTTCAAGATGTTATCGGCGAAGTGGCAGCCTTGGCTGAAGTTCGTATCGCAGGCCGTCCCATTGAATTAATTGTGGACGTGGATCCTGAAATTCCTGAAGTATTGATGGGTGACCCCCTGAGACTTTCCCAGATTTTCACAAACTTGATCAATAACGCCACCAAGTTCACAGAAAAGGGCGACATTACCTTGATTGTCAAGCTTCTCCAGAAGAAGGGCAACAACGTAAAGCTTTCCTTCTGTGTAAAGGATACGGGTATCGGTATGACCCCGGAACAGGTGGCCAAGTTGTTCAATGCCTTTACCCAGGCCGACGGCTCTACAACCCGTAAGTACGGCGGTACCGGCCTTGGCCTCGTGATTTCCAAGTCCCTGGTAGAATTGATGGGCGGCCAGCTCCAGGTTGAAAGCGTTGCCGGCGTCGGTTCCCAGTTCTTCTTCACCATTACACTGCCTGTGGCACCCAACGCAGAAGAACCCCGATGGACTACGGTACAGACGTTCCGCAACAAGAATGTCTTGCTGGTGGACGATTGCGACAACCTTCGCGATGTGCTGCGCCATTACCTCGAGAAGTTGCAGTGCGTTGTGGAAGAAGCCCATTCTGTGGATGAAGCCCTTGACTTGGTGCAGGCTCATGAAGAAGCCGGCGAAGATCCCTACGACTTGTTCCTGGTGGATTACGCCATGCCCATTACGAACGGTCTGGAATTCGCCCGCGGCCTGAATCCTACGATGCTGAACATTCCTAAGGTGTTGATGCACCCGCTGGATTTTGACGAAGCACACACCACCATGGCTACGGAACTTGGCTTCAACAGCTTTATCCCGAAGCCGCTGCAGATCAGTTCCCTGCTGAGTGGTATGCAGGAAGCTGTAGGGGAGGATTTGACCTACCAGAAGGCCTCCAAGAAGGAAAAACGCAAGATCTTCTTCAAGGAAGCAAAGATCCTGTTGGTGGAAGACAACCAGATGAACCAGGAACTTGCAGTTTCCTTGCTGAATAGCGTTGGTCTTACTGCAATGATTGCAAACAACGGTAAGGAAGCCCTTGACCTGTTAAAGGAAAATGCATTCAACCTCGTTCTTATGGACATCCAGATGCCCATTATGGATGGTCTTACCGCCACCAAGGCAATCCGTTCCCGTCCGGAAAAGTACTTCAAGGAAGTGCCGATTCTCGCCATGAGTGCCCGCGCCTTCCAGAAGGACACCGAGGAGTGCTTGCAGGCCGGCATGAACGCCCATATCGTAAAGCCCATCGACCCGACGCTCCTTTACGAGGAAATGGCGAAGTTCCTGCCCATCGACTCCAACGCCGATACAGATAACATCGTTGATATCATGAAAAAGGAAGAGGAGGATGTTTCTTCTGAAGACGAAGCATTCATTTCTATGTTCCAGAAGATTGATAACTTCGACGCAAAACTTGGCTTGTACCATGCCAACCGCAATAGAAGCGTCTACCTGAAGATCCTCCAGGGCTTTGTCAGAGACTTCAATAATCGTCATGGTTCTATCTTAAAGCATATTGGCAAGGATCAATACGAAGATGCCGCAAGAATTGCCCATACGGTGAAGGGGCTCAGCGGTACCATGGGTGCCACAGCGATGCAAGCCATTGCCTTAAAGTTGGAAACGAGACTGCTCCAAAAGGAATTTGACCAGAACGAATACAACGAGTTTGATATTACTCTGATTAACCTTGTGGAAGGCCTTGAAAAGGCTTTGGCAAATATCGCTTCTGAACAGAACAGTATCACGGAAAAGAAGAAGGATCCTGAGGCCCAGAACAAGCTTAGGGACGCCATCGGAAAGCTTAAGGATGCTGTGGAGTCCTGCTCCTCGACCCATTGCAAACGCGCCCTGGACGACATCGAAAACATTGCCTTCGAAAAGGATCAGGAACGTATGTTGCAAAAGCTAAAGGAACAGATCGACGACTACGACTTTACCGAGGCCGAAGAAACTCTGGAAGCCTTGGAAAAGACATTGGGATAG
- a CDS encoding zinc ribbon domain-containing protein produces the protein MNTCPHCGAELKPGATFCRHCGSNKDTGWKDGAEFADEELPDYDEILENEFGEDSQGNKKKPSGMGIVGTIAAIIVALAFMAAMVLH, from the coding sequence ATGAATACTTGCCCCCACTGCGGCGCCGAACTTAAACCTGGCGCAACTTTCTGCCGCCACTGCGGTAGCAACAAAGACACCGGCTGGAAAGACGGTGCTGAATTCGCCGACGAAGAACTCCCCGACTACGACGAAATCCTGGAGAACGAGTTTGGAGAGGACTCCCAGGGCAACAAGAAGAAGCCCAGCGGAATGGGCATCGTCGGCACCATCGCTGCCATCATTGTAGCTCTAGCCTTTATGGCAGCCATGGTTCTGCATTAG
- a CDS encoding class II fructose-1,6-bisphosphate aldolase: MAVSYKELGLVNTKEMFAKAVAGGYAIPAFNFNTMEQMQAIVQASVKQKSPVIMQVSKGARNYANGTILRYMAQGAVEYAKELGCANPQIVLHLDHGDSFELCKDCIDNGFSSVMIDGSSLPYEENIALTKKVVEYAHAHDVTVEAELGVLAGVEDEVASEVSHYTKPEEVVDFATRTGCDSLAISIGTSHGAYKFKPEQCTRNADGILVPPPLAFDVLEAIEKELPGFPIVLHGSSSVPQDEVKTINENGGKLPDAVGIPEEQLRKASKSAVCKINIDSDSRLAMTAAVRKYFNEHPDHFDPRQYLKPARENMQKMYEHKIVDVLGSNDKL, translated from the coding sequence ATGGCAGTTTCTTATAAGGAACTCGGCTTGGTCAACACCAAGGAAATGTTTGCTAAGGCTGTTGCTGGTGGCTACGCTATCCCGGCTTTCAACTTCAACACCATGGAACAGATGCAGGCTATCGTTCAGGCTTCCGTCAAGCAGAAGTCTCCGGTTATCATGCAGGTTTCTAAGGGTGCTCGTAACTATGCAAACGGCACCATCCTCCGCTACATGGCTCAGGGTGCTGTTGAATACGCCAAGGAACTCGGCTGCGCAAATCCGCAGATCGTTCTCCACCTCGACCACGGTGACTCTTTCGAACTGTGCAAGGACTGCATCGACAACGGCTTCTCTTCCGTTATGATCGACGGTTCTTCTCTCCCGTACGAAGAAAACATCGCCCTCACCAAGAAGGTTGTTGAATACGCTCACGCTCACGACGTTACCGTCGAAGCTGAACTCGGTGTTCTCGCCGGTGTTGAAGACGAAGTTGCTTCTGAAGTTTCTCACTACACCAAGCCGGAAGAAGTTGTTGACTTCGCTACCCGTACTGGTTGCGACTCTCTCGCAATCTCCATCGGTACTTCTCACGGTGCTTACAAGTTCAAGCCGGAACAGTGCACTCGCAACGCTGACGGCATCCTGGTTCCGCCTCCCCTGGCATTCGACGTTCTCGAAGCCATCGAAAAGGAACTCCCGGGCTTCCCCATCGTTCTCCACGGTTCTTCTTCCGTTCCTCAGGACGAAGTTAAGACCATCAACGAAAACGGCGGTAAGCTCCCCGATGCAGTTGGTATTCCGGAAGAACAGCTCCGCAAGGCTTCCAAGTCTGCAGTTTGCAAGATCAACATCGACTCCGACTCTCGTCTCGCTATGACTGCTGCAGTTCGTAAGTACTTCAACGAACACCCGGATCACTTCGACCCGCGTCAGTACCTGAAGCCGGCTCGCGAAAACATGCAGAAGATGTACGAACACAAGATCGTCGACGTTCTTGGTTCTAACGACAAGCTGTAA
- a CDS encoding RICIN domain-containing protein: MKKALIVPISAIFALTMAVSAQAKVEYHLNKVENPSEDELDAYKRISAAMDSAVYMYNKYTHMSKHIEVYYNTGVQTADASYNGTMRFGAGRAYMNVRTAMHEMGHTMGMGTTSEYRDMLKDGVFQGETAQAKLKELTGDPTAVLKGDSQHFWPYGLNYDSELHSEQDLIIHCQIVEAMYQDIFKEKFYMTARVKSLTDGKCIGRTSTNGLEMMDCSGEETEAKIWSIGDNPVTYRFEYGDRVIDVPNESTAAGVTLGTYSWNAGAHQRYVLEEAPVNTPNAFYLQNYKSKLYMLPSGKNIVQDQRSRDINSGVWIFVQVAENGEGGVGDTTIADTTARDTTGTTVGDTTESIRKLDRVKARLLAPNPQQFDLKGRALGRERALNASRRQIKYIKIFEK, encoded by the coding sequence ATGAAGAAAGCCCTTATTGTACCCATTTCTGCAATTTTCGCACTGACTATGGCGGTCAGCGCCCAGGCAAAAGTGGAATATCACCTGAACAAGGTGGAAAATCCTTCCGAAGACGAACTGGATGCCTACAAGCGCATCTCTGCGGCCATGGATTCCGCGGTGTATATGTACAACAAGTACACCCACATGTCCAAACACATCGAAGTTTACTACAACACTGGCGTCCAGACTGCGGATGCCAGCTACAACGGCACCATGCGCTTTGGTGCGGGCCGAGCCTACATGAACGTACGTACCGCCATGCACGAAATGGGCCACACCATGGGCATGGGTACCACCAGCGAATACCGCGACATGCTTAAGGACGGCGTGTTCCAGGGTGAAACGGCCCAGGCCAAGCTGAAGGAATTGACCGGCGATCCTACCGCCGTGCTGAAGGGCGATAGCCAGCATTTCTGGCCCTACGGCCTGAACTACGATTCCGAACTCCATTCTGAACAGGACTTGATTATCCACTGCCAGATTGTAGAAGCCATGTACCAGGACATCTTCAAGGAGAAGTTCTACATGACCGCCCGCGTCAAATCCCTGACCGACGGCAAGTGCATTGGTCGCACGTCGACAAACGGCCTGGAAATGATGGACTGCTCCGGGGAAGAGACCGAGGCAAAGATTTGGAGCATCGGCGACAACCCGGTGACCTACCGTTTTGAATACGGAGACCGCGTGATTGATGTGCCCAACGAATCCACTGCCGCAGGCGTTACCCTGGGAACTTACTCTTGGAACGCGGGCGCCCACCAGCGCTATGTTCTGGAAGAAGCCCCCGTGAATACGCCCAACGCATTCTACCTGCAGAACTACAAGAGCAAGCTCTACATGCTGCCTTCTGGCAAGAACATTGTGCAGGACCAGCGTAGCCGTGACATCAATTCCGGCGTATGGATTTTCGTGCAGGTGGCAGAAAACGGCGAAGGTGGGGTAGGCGACACTACTATTGCCGATACTACCGCCCGCGACACCACAGGCACAACAGTCGGCGACACCACAGAATCCATCCGCAAGCTGGATCGCGTCAAGGCCCGTCTGTTGGCTCCGAACCCCCAGCAGTTCGACCTGAAGGGCCGCGCCCTGGGACGAGAACGCGCCCTTAACGCTAGCCGCCGTCAGATCAAGTACATCAAGATTTTCGAAAAATAA
- a CDS encoding HDIG domain-containing protein — protein MKKKQKKLHLIIGWAIVVIAALFLFPDKNIALQAERPHLGQASSRTIVAPINFEVPKSEQEIETERNRAADKVNAIFEFNSDETKRIYDDLKTFLHKVGQYGSLQNQINQASALEGGDSSVQVKVIQASRVYDVLKQRISTSAIKPLSVNAKARDSLLSVFNQALQKGVSNTFIATSETAAQLYRDNYKLQDDFKYIVYTKPTITLLKDNEKSSVEAGGIQPLRRRIDEAFAQLQMSFPNDQGLLSSFYETLFVFMLPNVFYLEKETDASRQEARQKVTLIKGMVPRGMEIVAQGSPITKDILEKLDALQRAQQKEENSRKFTAVYGNALVLVIIITFFFLFIFVTPSNRLFKTPRQLWSVIALTLLQLVAFWVMHNFSGSLNSVDIPVLPENFEFMWLYPFALAPVTATVLFDHRFGLGFTIFSAFIFGLLNGYDLAATIFAIAITCVAMLPLIRMRYRVQFVWSIIAGVGAMAAAIAIMFLLRNRLSFEAFYQNVIVGSANIIVCSALASVLLVHLAERVFGITTVLTLMEMSDFNRPALKRISEYAPGTFHHSIQVSNLAEKVADSIGANSLLVRVMALYHDLGKTMRPEYFTENQKQGVNPHDSLDPAQSVKIIVGHVEQGALLAQEYNIPDMVAAGIREHHGSSEIKFFYHKAKELAAEKGTEVKIEDYSYKGPKPQSKETAILMLADIIEATSRSMTDTSPEALAAMIHKTIEGRFMEGQFNESNLSVKDLFKLEKAFLDSLDGTYHTRVKYPGQK, from the coding sequence ATGAAGAAGAAGCAGAAGAAACTTCATCTCATCATTGGTTGGGCGATTGTTGTCATTGCCGCCCTCTTCCTTTTCCCAGACAAGAACATCGCCCTTCAGGCGGAACGTCCCCATCTTGGTCAGGCTAGCTCCCGCACCATCGTGGCACCCATCAATTTCGAAGTTCCCAAGTCCGAACAGGAAATTGAAACGGAACGCAATCGCGCCGCCGACAAGGTGAACGCTATTTTCGAATTCAATAGCGATGAGACCAAGCGTATTTATGATGATTTGAAGACCTTCCTCCACAAGGTGGGTCAGTATGGTTCTTTGCAGAACCAGATCAACCAGGCCAGTGCACTTGAAGGTGGTGACTCCTCCGTTCAGGTCAAGGTGATCCAGGCTAGCCGCGTGTACGATGTGCTGAAGCAGCGTATTTCTACTTCCGCTATCAAGCCTTTGAGCGTGAATGCCAAGGCTCGCGACTCCCTGCTTTCTGTGTTCAACCAGGCTTTGCAGAAGGGTGTGTCCAATACCTTCATCGCAACCTCCGAAACCGCAGCACAGCTCTACCGCGACAACTACAAGCTTCAGGACGACTTCAAGTATATCGTCTATACAAAGCCCACCATCACCCTCCTCAAGGATAACGAAAAGTCCTCTGTGGAAGCCGGTGGTATCCAACCCCTCCGTCGCCGCATCGACGAAGCATTCGCCCAGTTGCAGATGAGCTTCCCCAACGATCAGGGCCTGCTCAGCTCCTTCTACGAAACTTTGTTCGTGTTCATGCTTCCTAACGTTTTCTATCTGGAAAAGGAAACCGATGCAAGCCGTCAGGAAGCTCGCCAGAAGGTGACCCTCATCAAGGGTATGGTGCCCCGCGGTATGGAAATCGTGGCCCAGGGCTCCCCCATCACCAAGGACATTCTTGAAAAGCTGGACGCCTTGCAGCGTGCCCAGCAGAAGGAAGAAAACTCCAGGAAGTTCACCGCTGTCTACGGTAACGCTTTGGTTTTGGTCATCATCATCACCTTCTTCTTCCTCTTTATTTTCGTTACTCCGTCCAATCGTTTGTTCAAGACTCCTCGTCAGCTCTGGAGCGTTATTGCCCTTACCTTGCTGCAGCTGGTGGCCTTCTGGGTTATGCACAACTTCTCCGGAAGCTTGAACTCCGTTGACATTCCGGTGCTGCCGGAGAACTTTGAATTCATGTGGCTGTATCCCTTTGCCCTCGCCCCGGTGACTGCAACGGTTCTTTTCGACCACCGCTTTGGTCTCGGCTTTACCATCTTCTCCGCATTCATTTTCGGCCTCTTGAACGGCTACGACCTTGCCGCAACTATTTTTGCAATTGCCATCACTTGCGTTGCCATGTTGCCTTTGATTAGAATGCGTTACCGCGTTCAGTTTGTGTGGAGTATTATCGCAGGCGTTGGTGCCATGGCTGCGGCTATCGCCATCATGTTCCTGCTCCGTAACCGTCTCTCCTTCGAAGCTTTCTACCAGAACGTCATCGTGGGTAGCGCTAACATCATCGTGTGCTCCGCCTTGGCTTCCGTGCTTCTGGTCCACTTGGCAGAACGCGTGTTCGGCATTACCACTGTGCTTACTCTCATGGAAATGTCCGACTTCAACCGTCCGGCCCTCAAGCGAATTTCCGAATACGCCCCGGGTACTTTCCACCACAGCATCCAGGTTTCCAACTTGGCAGAAAAGGTGGCCGACAGTATCGGTGCGAACTCCCTCCTGGTCCGTGTCATGGCTCTGTACCACGACCTTGGTAAAACCATGCGCCCGGAATACTTTACTGAAAACCAGAAGCAGGGCGTGAACCCCCACGATTCCCTTGACCCGGCTCAGTCCGTAAAGATTATTGTTGGCCACGTGGAACAGGGTGCCCTCCTGGCTCAGGAATACAACATTCCTGATATGGTGGCCGCAGGTATCCGTGAACATCACGGCTCTTCTGAAATCAAGTTCTTCTACCATAAGGCTAAGGAACTTGCTGCAGAAAAGGGTACTGAAGTCAAGATTGAAGATTACAGCTACAAGGGTCCGAAGCCCCAGAGCAAGGAAACTGCAATTTTGATGCTGGCTGATATCATTGAAGCCACCAGCCGCTCCATGACCGATACTAGCCCGGAAGCTCTTGCCGCCATGATCCACAAGACCATCGAGGGCCGCTTCATGGAAGGTCAGTTCAATGAAAGTAATCTTTCCGTGAAGGATTTGTTCAAGCTGGAAAAAGCCTTCCTGGATAGCTTGGATGGAACGTACCATACACGCGTGAAGTACCCCGGACAGAAATAA
- a CDS encoding PhoH family protein, with translation MSEIQRYSLSDDLKRTISGENETVFRLLESRFCVQIQTRLPGLTIVAKENGDIAGVFAVLDQLKMAAKNGEVLTSRQVERLLGPVEVEDLGGCIPGTPVFRNRFGVSVFAKTQAQAELVNAVERNDVIFAKGPAGTGKTFLAVTLAVASLERHEAERICLVRPAVEAGESLGYLPGDLKEKIAPYLRPIHDSLAELLPTEKLRRYEEAGAIEVAPLAYMRGRTLKRAFIILDEAQNTTPEQMKMFLTRLGPHSKAIITGDATQVDLAKGQKSGLVHAMKILKGIPGIAQVDFTATDVLRHHLVKDILQAYEQKDK, from the coding sequence ATGAGCGAGATACAGCGCTATTCTTTATCAGATGACCTGAAACGAACAATTTCAGGTGAGAACGAAACGGTTTTCCGCTTGCTGGAGAGCCGTTTTTGTGTTCAAATACAAACCCGCTTGCCAGGCCTTACCATCGTGGCCAAGGAAAATGGCGACATAGCGGGTGTTTTTGCTGTACTCGACCAGTTGAAAATGGCTGCCAAGAACGGTGAAGTTCTTACCTCCAGACAGGTGGAACGACTGCTGGGTCCGGTCGAGGTTGAAGACCTCGGCGGATGCATTCCCGGCACCCCTGTCTTCAGGAACCGTTTTGGTGTTTCCGTTTTCGCAAAGACTCAGGCCCAGGCCGAGCTGGTGAACGCCGTCGAACGTAACGACGTGATCTTTGCCAAGGGCCCTGCAGGAACCGGCAAGACATTTCTTGCGGTTACTCTGGCTGTTGCAAGCCTGGAACGTCATGAGGCGGAACGTATTTGCCTGGTCCGTCCGGCAGTGGAAGCTGGCGAATCATTAGGCTACCTGCCTGGCGACCTGAAGGAGAAGATCGCTCCTTACCTCCGCCCCATTCACGACAGCCTTGCAGAATTGCTGCCTACTGAAAAGCTCCGCCGTTACGAGGAAGCGGGCGCCATCGAAGTGGCCCCCTTGGCCTACATGCGCGGTCGTACTCTGAAGCGAGCCTTCATCATTCTGGATGAAGCCCAGAATACTACGCCGGAACAGATGAAGATGTTCCTCACACGCCTCGGCCCCCACAGCAAGGCAATCATTACCGGCGACGCCACCCAGGTGGACTTGGCCAAGGGCCAGAAATCCGGCCTGGTTCATGCCATGAAAATTTTAAAGGGCATTCCTGGAATCGCCCAGGTGGACTTTACCGCCACCGACGTCCTGCGCCATCACCTGGTCAAGGACATTTTGCAAGCTTACGAACAAAAGGACAAGTAG